The window GGCCGGTACTTTCTGCAGGCAATGCAAGAGCTGAGTGATCAGTGGAAACTCATGCGTATCGGAGAAGTCCCTGTTGTTGAAATATGGATCACAGATGTGAGTTCTTGTACGATTCGCAGGCTGTTCAAATATGGATAACCAATATTGTAGTTTCACATTTTTAAGATCCTCTCACACCGGAAATATACGGAGAAAAAATTTTATGACGTAATAGTTCGCGTTTAGATGGGATATGAGCCCAACCACTTATAGGTCAGGAATTTTATTGGTCTTATTTAGAAAAGTTGTTTCCGTAAAGTGTGTTTCACCTCTTGCTTCTTTAATCAGAATATGGCGAAAGATGCAACGATTGGTGTTGATCCCTGGTGCATATCGGTAAACACTGCACAAAAGTGGGAGCGTGCTTTTGCGACAAAACTTCAAAAGCTTGTCCCGACTTCCCCCAACTTGGTGGACGAGGTCTGGAAAAACCGGCCCGCCGAAGAGATAAATCCTGTAACTGTACATCTGTTAGAATTCGCTGGCCGCTCTGTTACTGAAAAACTCAATGATTTGAGAGAAAAACTCATACAGGAGAGAGCTCGAGGCGTAGTTTTTACGGCACTTGACGAGGCAAGGTTTTAAACTAAGTCAATATTGTTGCAAGACATACTCTGGGAAGCGCTTTCTTAGTTTTGTTGTTAATCAGCAGGTTGCTTGGTTGTACAACATCAGGGGCAGTGATGTGTCTTACTGCCCTGTGATTCAATCATTTGCTATCGTAACATCAAATTCAGCTTTCCTTTACGTCGACAAGAGGAAGGTGTCTCCCGAGGTTAGCTTCTTGTTGTTTCAGGTTTCATTTTTCCAACTCTTCCATTTACAAATGTTTGCCATGCATCGGTAACATTTTGTTATCACTTCGGAACATGCTATAGTTGGTCATTTGGAGCAAACTGCCCATCTGTTGGAATGTTTATGCATCCTCTTCTTTTAACTATGAGTTATTACGCAGGTGAATGCTTACTTGAAGGGCAGCGGGATTGAAGTACGGGACTATGCTACCGTAAGCACGGATGTTGCTTTACTTGGGTCAGATCAGCTTAAGCCTTCCTCCGCTGCGGAAAATGGGATTGTAGCCGATGGGGTTCCTGTCGAGGCAGAGAAAGCAGAGACTGATGAAAGTGTCGATTTGATATGGATTGATCCTGCTTCATGTTGCTATGCTTTGCATTCCAAGTTAAATGCTGACAAAGTAATACTGAAGCAATCTCCTGCAGCACTTCCAAAAGCTTTGAAGGTATTATATCCAGTTCCTTTGGCTATTAAAAAATAGACtcatacaaaataaaatcaacaCCGCGTAGCATGGATCCAGGTCAATAATTTACACAATGCttataaatgtttcattaGATAATAATTTAGCATCTTAAAACGAAGCATAACTTATGCAACAACATTTAAGGCAGTACGATTTTCAAACTGAAATCAAGTTTGATCCCGCTATCACTTTGCAGTTTCATTAGACAGATCAAGCAGCCCAATCAATCtttatatatctaattttGATAGACTCTGGAAATATTAAGACCGCAGAAAATGTTTAtggttataaaaaaaatttcctttatTGGAAAAAGTATGGCTTAACTGCATTTGAGAATACTTATATGTATGAGGTTAACTTGGATATTGCAGAACCCTGTTGAGTTAGAAGGTCTGAAGAAAGCACACATTCGGGATGGTGCGGCAGTTGTGCAATATCTTGCCTGGCTGGACAAGCAGGTATGCAGTTTGATCGTGAagcttttttttctcaattacaAAGTATGGTCATGGACCTAGTTACAAAGCATTTTTTGAaatgctccgtttggtttcagagtcgcagtttaaaattttacctttaactttaactcaatacagtacacaacaaaacatacATTttcaaagtcaaactggtggactccatatattattcaatataCAATCCCATACACTAcccaatacactacacaacaaaactgATGGGGTCCACAGGCCCTACATTTTTTTGgcattttttcacaatcaaaatcaaagttacaaattcaaaactttaactctgaaatcaaatgtCCTGTAAACATCTAATGAAAGCACACGGGTAATTACACTTGAGTATCGAACCTGTTGTCACCAGTCGAAGGCGTGTGATACTGCGCTACACCCCCTTTGATCATGAAGCTTTTTTTGTGAATAACAGTATAAGTTAAAATGACATAAAAATATGTAATTGTAATGATAAATTTTACTACTAGATCATGTccaatatttatatatgattataataTTTCGAAAATGACATATATGTAATGTTTATGGGTCTTCTTGGatgtatgtataaattaaaaaaatattacttgtaattcaaaaagtatgtatataataaCTCTTTATGCTTtgtctaaaatttatttataatagttataaagttatgttttattttattacgcTATTTTCTCAATCGATATTTGTTAggttataaaaatatatgaaaagagTTTATCTATATGATATAGAAGGACTTATTATACCTATAAAAATATCAAGACTTATTATAAAACCAGAGTATACATCGAAAAGTATGTACTCTAAATTACATTCGAACATATGTTACTATTACGAAAGTATTAAATGAATTACTAGAAAActtcattatattaaaaaaatcctATTAACTCTCAAAAAACTACCTatataatcaattaaattaattaatttccaaaataataagaaagtCCTCCTCTCTTAACAACCACATAAGCGTAAAACACATATTTCGGTAAgataatggaaaaaaaatttgaagtaAACCCCTTATTGAGCcacttttctttctataaaCATATGACTTACTTTTtacttattataatatatcattACAAATTTATCTATGgagttaaattaattaatattattttttcaaaaaatattattatgataTGTTATTCTTAATAAGTTTTATATTACCACGATAGTACGTACAGTCTAGGGTGTGAGTCTTGTGATTAGGAAATATTCACAATCAGAAGAGATTTAGTGGGTCGTCCTCACTCAAGTCTAGATTAATCAGAGCTAGCGGACTTCCGAATATCAAGTGGATCACATCGAAAAATGACGAATAAAAAATGACTATTTAAATTGGTGACTAATATTTGAACCAAAAACTTAGTAACGAATTAAAATAGACTTTTTATTAACGTGAATTGGTCACGTTGGTTTTAGGAGAGTCGATTATTGTTATCCTTAGGTAAGGCATTAGGTGTAAGTTTTgtaattgaagaaaattcacgatCGGGAGAGATTTATTCCTTAGTAGGTCTATTTAGCTCGAATCTAGATTAATTAGACCTATTAAAGTTCGGAGTAGCAAACGTACACattggagaaaaaaaagagatctacataattaaatttatggCAAATTACGTCAAATATCCTATGGTTTCACCATttcttcaaatctatcacatgcttttaaaattatcaaaaatatctcatggtttatatttttttttctaaatttattccGCCATTATATCTtccgtcaacatttaacggtATTGTCACTGTGCCCCATTTACCCGGattagatttgagaaaaaattaaaacaacgagatagatttgagaaaaaaaattaaaaggatagaatttgagaaaaaaaataaaaccatagaatagatttaaaaaaaaattaaaaccatgagatagatttggagAATACTTACGTTTCATTAACAGAAAATATAACGCTTAGAtagatttagaaaaaaatgtaaatcatgagatatttttgaaaaatttaaaatcacatgatagatttgaaaaaacgGTGAAGACATGGAATATATGgggtaaaaatataaaaataaaaaatactaaaattttaaaaagaaaaaggaacgGGGGGGCGGGTGGGAAAAACCCACTCACTTGCCCCCTCAATTGCATGGACCTGCTTTCATATCCTTGTATAAAatatactaataataattgtataatAATACAGTCGAAACGacagaattattattaaattaaaatatatatataattggaaaaataaattttacttcCAGATAATGTTTGAAATCGGTTTAGTAAGTTTGAGAGGTTTTAGGTAtcaatttgttttatttaaatcagttataaatatatacatatatacatatacacacacactagGAATTGCGTGTGGAATCGCTGAAATAAATATcacatttattaatttatttagataatccatgatattaattattaattaaaaaataatagattCAATATTGCCAGTgtacaatttttttcaattagaaTACAGTCAAAATaatagaattattattaaattaaaatgacaaaaatatattattggaaaaataaattttacttcTAGATAATGTCCAAAATTGATTTAGTAAGTTTGAAAGATTCTCGGCCTgtatcagtttttttttttaaatctgtGATATATACTAGGGACTGCATGCGGAATCACTAAAATAAATCacttttatgaatttattatttagataATCCACGAAATATTaactattatttaaaaataaatgattcaatattgcctctttgtacattttcttttataattagaATACAGTAAAAAAAgtagaatattattatataaaaaataaacaaataaaattactcAAGTTACGACTTTTAAACAGAGAGGGAACTTCCAAAAGTGAGGTAAAGAGGCTATGGGTAGTTGTGGTAAGAAATTTTACCATTTTAATCTAAAATCATCGATTGTTCTTATTAATTGAGCTACCTAACATGGATAATTTAGGAAAGAATAAGTGGACCCGAATGAGGGcccttttttatatatataattattatcttaTTCTAATTTTAGTTACAAGATTAATTCACAGAATACATAGTTTATTGCATCTTACAAGacgggaaaaaataaaataaaaaattaaactgCCGGTTGAGGAGAAGATAAAGCATGAAGGGGTTAAAGTGATAATGGGTAATGGTGGGTATTCTTTTAAAGTCAATTAATTGGAAGAGAAAGGGCCCTCAGTCTCGTGCACTCGAAGTGGTGGTGGTCGGCTGCAGATGCTACTgcctcttctttctctctctgtctctgtctctgtctctctctctctctctctctctctctctctcgaaaGGATAGAGGAACAGAGGAGTGGCAGTGGCTGGTTCGGTGGCCACCACCGCCCTTTGGCTAGTCTTTGGAGACCTCATGGGTCATTAGCGACCTCGCCTCCCGTGCAACtccatttccttttctattttctcaattttttggataaataaaAGTATCACTCCGTGAACTACGACAAACATTTAAAGGTCATCCCCTAAACtttgaaaagtaaaatctTACTTCCTAAAATATCATACCTAATGAAATTATGCAAAGGGCGAAATTCAtgatatttcattaattaattcccACTTTCacctgaaaaataaaatcaaattttgttaaattttcGTTGATTGAATTTTCAACTATGGAGATAAAAAATGAACAAACATTTCTCTTGTAAAACTTGATGGCATGATTAGAGTTTAATTAAGAAATATCTAAAATTAGCAAAAACATCAATAAAACTCTGTAACATTGTCACTTGAACTCGGAAAAAGAGTTACTATGGTCGGTTGGGAAATGAGACATAAATAGtgtatttggtttcagagttgagttgagttgaattttgattttaattagtttgtaatgattgtgatgttgaattatgagaaaaaatgtgaaaaagtaatgaatagttaaaaaagtaattattgtattattgaattgtagaaaaagtaatgattagttgagagaatttattattcaaaattgaattgaatggttaaaaaaattgaagaaaaatggaaaaataataattgtattgttgatttttattgtgtagtgagtagagttaaagttagagttaatattttaaaaccGAATTTAGAAATCAAACAAGCCTTCGTTTTTCTTTATGTGAAAGCACAATTTTATCGAATGTTATTGGACTAAATTTGTTCACTATTTTACTTTGTCCTGGAATTTCATTGATTTTAGTTCTCTCATTGATGATTAGGGATTATATTGTCATTTTGCAATGGCTGGgagcatttttatttatttatttatgatagGGAGTAGAAATTTCAGATTTAGAGCTTGGGAGATAACATTTATAAGGGGTTAAATTTGGGAAATGGCAGTTACattaaccctttttttttctatttctcgATTTATTTTCTAATCTTTGAAATTAAAGGAGTGcgaaatataatatttgagACCTTACAGAAATAGTTTATAAAAACATTGTGGTCAtacttaaaagaaaatgagataGAAAACTAACCAAATTTTATGAATCAAATCgttatatatttcaaattttattaatagtCATCTTTATTCAGGGGATTGTTTGCTTCCCACATCTTGCAGATGCAGGACAACTATGGTGCTTCGGGATATTTCTTGGGGGGAGAAACAAAGAAGCTGGGGTAAGTTCGGTCTTCATTACCAGGCTGCTGCTGAACTTGGTTAAGTTTGTATTAATGATTATCAGTAAGCCGTAGGATCTTTTCTTATCACCATACAAATGTGACAGGCAATCTGAGAAACTGACAGAGGTGACTGTAAGTGATAAATTAGAAGCATTTCGAGCTTCAAAAGAGGTGAGTAATCACCAGTAGCACTTGTTAAATCTTTTGCATTTGTGCTTTCCTTCGACATGCCAGGCTTTTAGTTATTCAGTCTCGACCAAGTTGCATAACAACTAATGCTTTCCGCATTCCCAAGGAATAACAAAtatcatttgatttttttcgtTACCTGTAGCATTTTCGCGGTTTGAGTTTTCCTACCATTTCTTGTGTTGGCCCAAATGCTGCAATCAACCATTATAGTCCAGAAGCTGAAACTTGCGCGGAAATGGATCCAGATAAAATTTATCTCTTTGATTCTGGAGCACAGGTATATATGCCATTTTGGACATTTTATGGTTCTATATATGTtatgtatgtatagatatatctcattttgttttcattgCCTGGCACATGGAAGTACCTTGATGGCACAACAGACGTAACTCGAACAGTTCATTTCGGGAAACCTTCAGCTTTCGAGAAAGCGTGCTATACCGCGGTAGATGCATGCcttttttgctctttttaCATTTGCTTTTACTTTTGGCTAGTTCGTTTCAGTACTACCCACTTGAAGATTATTTAATTTCCACGGCTTCCATTTCAGGTGCTGAAAGGTCACATTGCTCTTGGTAATGCTCGATTCCCAAATGGAACCGATGGTAACAACTCCTCTTCCGACATTATTGGCTCGTATTCTATGAACATCTATGTTAATCAGTTATAGTTATCTGGTTGTGAGATTGCTATATGTGTGTTTATAGGTCATGCACTCGACATCCTTGCCCGAGCATCTCTTTGGAAGGATGGCCTTGATTTTCGTCATGGCACTGGGCATGGAATCGGATCATATCTAAATGTTCATGAAGGTATGCATGTTTATGAATTATAAGTGGCGCTTTTTTTTCGCAGTTTATTTGATAGACAATACAATTTTCTGCCCGACATGAGCCACACCTTTCAGAACGAGCCCATGTGTTAAGTGGTTCGGTTGAATCGGGTTTTCTCACAATCAATTTGGATTTTGCGAAATAGTGTAAAATTACGATTTCTAGTAATGCCTAAAACTTTATATGACGTGATCAGATTGTTCGGTATGTAATATTGACTGACGAGTTGTTTTGATGCTTGAATCTTCAGGTCCGCATTCAATCAGTCCAAAGCCCCGTAGCGTGCCAGTGCCACTACAGGCTTCAATGACCGTTACTGATGGTCAGTGATTTATAGATTTTCACTAATAATGTTTCCAAAACGAAATGAGATTTTCACATAATCTAATTTCGCTaaagtttcttttgttttgttttttttgaaaatttggaattaattattaaaattcttGTTTTCCTTAATAGCATTTAATTGTGTCATAGAAATGTGAAATAAAATGTgtcttataaagaaaaatattaagcATGTGAAATAAACCGGTATAAAATACAAAGGATGGTAGAATCATTTGGTTAGTATAACCAATCTTGAGATCCTTGATTTAATTTCACATATGCCGTCTTTCTTCCAGAACCCGGCTACTACGATGACGGAAACTTCGGCATCAGAATAGAAAATCTGCTGGTAGTCAAGGAGGCTGATACCATATACAATTTCGACAACAAGGGTTACCTGACATTTGAGCACATTACTTCGGTAATTTTTCACTTTATGTTTCTCTTGTCTGCACAGGTCTCtgctttattttatattttcctcTTCAACTTtcatatatgcatgttatATAACAACTGATTCAGTTTGTTTTATAACATTGACCTATGTCATGGTTTTACCTTATAATTTTCAGGTGCCCTACCAGACGAAGTTGATGGACCTGAGACACTTGACGCCTGAAGAGATAGAGTGGCTCAACAGCTACCATTCCAAGTGCCGGGATATTCTGGCTCCTTATTTGGACGAGACCGAGATGTCATGGCTGAGAAGAGCGACCGAGCCTGTAAGCGCTTGAGCGAGGTCTCCATTCATTTGGAATCTGCCTATATAAGTAACTTATTCTATGCGGTGTTCATAAATCTTATATTGGATTTCGCCTTTATCCTCTAATAAAAATAGAACTTTTGAGCTTATTATTACTCAGCTTTTTCGTTCTTATTTAGTGCCCGATGGATATTGCCATGACAGATAATAATAGTACAAAGGCGCGTATGTTGTGCTTGATTATTCATTAATGCACTTAATAGTTGTGGCATTTTCCTCCATATATTATGTTGATTAGCTTTTGTCATGTTAAAGCAAAAAGTAATCAAGGTGACTGATTCAAATTATtgatttgtttggtttttagaagagtaaataggcaatttcgtCCCAAACTTTCACAAATTActtcaatttcgtccctgacttattttttacatcaatttcgtccctgtCTTTGCACTTTTGCATCAATTCTTTGCacttttacatcaattttgtccCTGCTACATCAATTGGTCCATGACTTTGcacggttacatcaatttagtccttgaCTTTGCACGGTTACATCAGTTTAGTCCATGACTTTCGCAACACAAGTCCCTGAGTTTTGGCGTTACATCATATCGATCCCTGGATACATAGGGGCAAACGAGGTTACTATTCCGCTAGTTTGTTCAGGGATTGAATTAATGTAACGACTGtgcaaattgatgtaaccatAAATTATCATATTCTTCATCTgtcttctttctctctctctctctctatcttatctctctctctctgtctctcctTCTCTTTCTTCCCATAGTCCCACTTCAAATGAATTTCCTCTTCTctgtcttcctcttcctcttcttgtgCGAGTTTCCATTTCTCGCCCAGCTTTTCTCccagtcttcttcttctttgtttcttctttccttGGTAGCTTCTCGACAAGTTAGTCTACCCGCCTCTAACGAATTTCGGTGCCCACCCTGCAAATTCGAATCCTCATGCCAAGATCACGTCGACAGTCTTTTCGAGGGAGCTCAGGAACATAGCAAATAACAAAGTCGAGGGATAGACCTGTAGGGGGCATCGGGGGATCACCTTCATCGATCACCATGCTTTGATCTCCTTTGAACACAGTAACTCCCGTTCTCTCTCGGTCATCTTTGCTTCTGAGTTGCTTCTTTTGTAGCTCACGATGATGATTAGAGATGACCATCAATTCTCTCCTTTTCGATCTTTCACTCTTAGCTCAGTCCAACTCCTCCCAGTCCCCTCAACTCATTGACTGAACtaatctccctctctccctcagCTCTCTCTCGGGctccttttctcttcctctctttctccttctctctcaagcagaaaataaaaaagagaaagcaaACAGAACAGGAACAGACATAACAGATAGAGAGACAGCTCAACCAATTCACCCATGCTCCCTCAACATAACTCTCAACTCGGTTCTTTCACTCAAagctcaatctctctctcgAGTGTTCTTTTGAAGCTTTCCCTCAACTCTCACGTTGCACGCTCTGCTTCTCATTCCCTCGATCTTGCCGCTTCAAAGCTCTAAAATCTCCTCCCCCAACTCCATCCCTCACGCGGCCAAAACCATCACCTCCTCTACCTCAAGTTGACGACGAGCTGAAGGTCGTCTTGGACAATGATTTCTCTGCTCGATTCACTGCTCTAAGAGGTTACCTTCATCGTTCCTCGTCCTCATCATCTTCTCCTTTTGTGGCTTCCGCAAATCTAGTCCCTTCAGGGGCATCGCTCACTTGCGACGGTCGAGACTGAGACCCTAGCTACTCGAACCCGACGATGAGAAGGATGAAGTCGAGAAGATCATCCAACGGGCCAAGGACGTTGCGCGTCTCGATCCCTCTCCTCCATTTGATGAAGAGCCTTGTGACGATGACGAGGATGAGAATAGCGACCTTGAAATAGCTTAGGACTAATTTGATGTAGTacgatgaccaaattgatgtaacaattTGCACCATTTAATACCGTTAGGGACCATACTTGACGgcgggaccaaattgatgtggcaggagaccaaattgatgtcgCATTGGGACATGATCAATGCAATtggggactaaattgatgtaccGTGCAAAGTCAGGGACAAATCAATGTAACCGTGCAAAGTCGATGACCAATTTAATGTATcatggacgaaattgatgcaaaagtgCCAAGTCGATGACgaaattaatgtaaaaatgcaaagtccgggacgaaattgatgcaaaaaataagtcagggacgaaattgaagTAACTTGCGAAAGTCATGGacgaaattgcctatttactctttttagaataaaaattttactttaccTAACTCAATTATATTCTTCTACAAATTCAacattacaatcattattgttttatctttttctttcttttaataataatatctcactcatatttttttatcatttttataattaattttttaataataaatttcatatctactttacatttatatatacatatatatatatatatattctcacacatccatatatttttctacatttgtaataatttttttttgtgttttcttATTCTCCATAattgagttaagttgagttaaaatctcAACTAAAAAAACACACCATTTAAGAAcgcaattattattttttcaattttcttcaacttttttattttaactaccattcaattaaatttttaatattaaattatcttaattatttattactttttccacaattcaacaatacaatcattattttctcttaactattcattactcttttttttcatttttttattttctccttcaaccttattattacaatcaaattatatatatatatatatagttggaaTGGAAATGAGTTAAACTCAACTCCATTTCCAAATAATCCCATTAGAGGACTTTTAGTTCTAGATATCAGTTAGTgtaaactgaaaaaaaaaagaataagaataaagaTTGCGTTAGAATATTGATATAGGAAAATATTGCATTAAAATATTGATATcggaaaattaatataattcattTCTTTGGAATCTGATTCAATAAGTTCCACTGATGTTTTGTCAGTTGGTTCCGCTATGATATTACTAAAGTTCTCACCTCTTAACACCCACTTTTACGCACTCTAAAATTAACTTTAgaaaaaagtcaaaattaTTGCAAGATGCTCCAATAGGCTTTCAAGGAAGGAATGATAGAGTTACTCGCCTCTGCAGCATGTGACTCCGATGCCATGAAAAGAATATTTACCACTCATCTATTTTGAATGAGTAACAATCAAAGTGTGGATCGATTGTTGACTCATTATTGATGGAGTGttattcaattaaatatatacgtaatactttttcaatattttcttcGATCTCATTCGTTGGAAGCTTGGAGTATTATGAGATATTTCCTAGTGAAATTTGATAAGAAGATAACTTTTGAGTTTCCAAAACTCACTCTAATCTTCCAAAGTATATGTTATTTGTCTCGTTTGATTTcgcaaattaattttaattttaattttaactctatttcatttatctttaactcaacaacacaatcattacttttcatcaactattcattatttttatcacaattcaacaatacaatcattaatcattaattttttcaattattcattacttttttcaattactcattattttttcatatttttttcttcataatttaacaatacaatcattataattcaattaaaatcaaaattcaactttattaactctaaaaccaaacacacaatCTGGTCCGACTCACGGACacaaactgaaaaaaaagaagagaaaagaaatacAGTTATAAGAAGCAAACTGAACGGAAAGAGAAACCATAGGGAGacaattgaaattaattgtaatttccTCGGAGGATCCCATAAAAGTCTCTCCATCATCAACTATCCCATCAGTCCACTCCCCCCtaaatcttcttcttcgtcaaTCAAGCGATCGGGGAGAGTTGAGCTTCGTTCAGTCGGAAATGGCGGACACTCTCGCTTCCCTGAGGTCTCTGATGGCCTCCCACTCCCCTCCTCTCGACGCCTTGGTCGTTCCGTCCGAAGACTACCATCAGGTTAACTTCTTTAGAGCTAAATGAATCCGAT of the Punica granatum isolate Tunisia-2019 chromosome 6, ASM765513v2, whole genome shotgun sequence genome contains:
- the LOC116212031 gene encoding aminopeptidase P1-like produces the protein MADTLASLRSLMASHSPPLDALVVPSEDYHQSEYVSDRDKRRGFVSGFTGSAGLALITMSEALLWTDGRYFLQAMQELSDQWKLMRIGEVPVVEIWITDNMAKDATIGVDPWCISVNTAQKWERAFATKLQKLVPTSPNLVDEVWKNRPAEEINPVTVHLLEFAGRSVTEKLNDLREKLIQERARGVVFTALDEVAWLYNIRGSDVSYCPVIQSFAIVTSNSAFLYVDKRKVSPEVNAYLKGSGIEVRDYATVSTDVALLGSDQLKPSSAAENGIVADGVPVEAEKAETDESVDLIWIDPASCCYALHSKLNADKVILKQSPAALPKALKNPVELEGLKKAHIRDGAAVVQYLAWLDKQMQDNYGASGYFLGGETKKLGQSEKLTEVTVSDKLEAFRASKEHFRGLSFPTISCVGPNAAINHYSPEAETCAEMDPDKIYLFDSGAQYLDGTTDVTRTVHFGKPSAFEKACYTAVLKGHIALGNARFPNGTDGHALDILARASLWKDGLDFRHGTGHGIGSYLNVHEGPHSISPKPRSVPVPLQASMTVTDEPGYYDDGNFGIRIENLLVVKEADTIYNFDNKGYLTFEHITSVPYQTKLMDLRHLTPEEIEWLNSYHSKCRDILAPYLDETEMSWLRRATEPVSA